A window of Akkermansiaceae bacterium genomic DNA:
GGCTACGCGGTCGGGTATTATTCCTACAAATGGGCAGAGGTGTTGGACGCCGATGCCTTCACCCGTTTCCAGAAGGAGGGCATCCTCAACCAGGAAACCGGCCAGGCATTCCGGGAGTGCATCCTCAGCAAGGGCAACTCAGCTCCCGCCGAGGAACTCTACCGCGACTTCATGGGCCGCGACCCGGACCAGACCGCCCTGCTCGAGCGCTCTGGTCTGGCATAATCACCCATGACCCGATAGAAGGTCAACGCATTCAACGGCACCCTAACAGACATGCAGCAACGAGTTCGCCATCCCGGTCTGGTCATCTGTGTCATCGTCCTCACGCTGTCACATCCGTTGTCTGTCGCTGCGGTCGCTGTGCGGCCAGACTGGTCGGGGTTCTTCAACCGGTATAAGGCCGAAGGCACGATAGTCGTATCCGATGAACGGTCTGGCTCGGCGTCGGACATGGTATTCAACGCGCATCGCGCCAAAAAACGATATTCACCTGCATCGACATTCAAGATACCACACGCTCTTTTTGCCCTGGAGGCGGGGGCCATTCGGGACGAATTCCAGACAATCAAGTGGGACGGTAAGGTAAGGGCATCCCCTGCATGGAATCATGATCAGAACCTCCGCTCATCCATGCGGCATTCCGTTGTCTGGGTGTATCAGAAATTCGCACATGAAATGGGTGAGCAGAAGGAGCGGGATTATTTGGAAAAGGCCCAATACGGAAACCAGGACCCAACAGGAAAAAACCCGTTTTGGGTCGAGGGAAACCTCCGGATCTCTGCCGTAGAACAGATAGCATTCCTCAAAAAACTCTACAGGAACAAACTCCCGTTCAGCGTTGCCAACCAACGACTGGTAAAGGATGTCATGCTGATAGAGGCGGGGCGCGATTGGATACTGCGCGGTAAGAGCGGCTGGAGCGGCACCATTGGATGGTGGGTCGGCTGGGTGGAGCATCCAGACGGACCGGTGTTTTTCGCTTTGAACATTGATACCCCCCATCGCCTTGCTGACCTGCCAAAGCGAGAAACCATTGCCCGGGCTGTCCTTTCCTCATTGGCTGCCCTCAAACCAAACACGGAACAACCCGACGGCCCCTCCCGTGAATGAGATGGGAACGATCGACATGCGGACGTTCATAGCAGGTATCGTATACCGGTTGGAGCGGCTAGCGCCAGTGTGGAGCGCAGCTCGTGTAGCGAAGGATTTGCATCCTTCGTCGGTGAGCGCTTCGATGACCCGTTC
This region includes:
- the blaOXA gene encoding class D beta-lactamase encodes the protein MQQRVRHPGLVICVIVLTLSHPLSVAAVAVRPDWSGFFNRYKAEGTIVVSDERSGSASDMVFNAHRAKKRYSPASTFKIPHALFALEAGAIRDEFQTIKWDGKVRASPAWNHDQNLRSSMRHSVVWVYQKFAHEMGEQKERDYLEKAQYGNQDPTGKNPFWVEGNLRISAVEQIAFLKKLYRNKLPFSVANQRLVKDVMLIEAGRDWILRGKSGWSGTIGWWVGWVEHPDGPVFFALNIDTPHRLADLPKRETIARAVLSSLAALKPNTEQPDGPSRE